A window of Ignavibacterium sp. contains these coding sequences:
- a CDS encoding MotA/TolQ/ExbB proton channel family protein, with translation MNLFEIFLKGGFIMWLILATSIVGLAVVIDRFLVLRKARINVPAFMVRIRGFIKKKDISGAISYCMEEKSPVANIVRKGLKKYKYGHDRVKEAIENAGSQEISKLEKGLTILATVAGIAPLLGFLGTVTGMIQAFMTIQDLAGAANPSDLAGGIWEALITTAFGLIVGIPALAFYNYFLSAVKRLVGEMETVANDVVDVIQEGEAEEAEIDDEIEL, from the coding sequence ATGAATCTATTTGAAATTTTTCTTAAAGGTGGGTTTATTATGTGGCTTATTCTGGCTACATCAATAGTCGGATTAGCAGTTGTAATTGACAGATTTTTAGTATTGAGAAAAGCCAGAATAAATGTTCCGGCATTTATGGTTCGCATACGCGGATTCATAAAGAAGAAAGACATCTCCGGTGCAATCAGTTATTGTATGGAAGAAAAATCTCCGGTTGCAAATATCGTTCGCAAAGGTTTGAAAAAATATAAATACGGACACGACAGAGTTAAAGAAGCAATTGAGAATGCCGGAAGTCAGGAAATTTCGAAACTTGAAAAAGGATTGACAATTCTTGCAACAGTTGCTGGTATTGCTCCATTGTTAGGATTTTTAGGAACTGTAACAGGAATGATTCAGGCATTTATGACTATTCAGGATTTAGCCGGTGCTGCAAATCCAAGTGATCTTGCTGGTGGCATTTGGGAAGCTTTAATCACAACTGCATTTGGATTAATTGTTGGTATTCCGGCACTTGCATTTTATAATTATTTCCTGAGTGCAGTGAAAAGATTAGTCGGTGAAATGGAAACAGTTGCAAATGATGTCGTTGATGTAATTCAGGAAGGTGAAGCCGAAGAAGCTGAAATTGATGATGAAATAGAATTATAA
- a CDS encoding TonB family protein, translating to MNFSYKKIKQISYSASFLAHLIIILLLWIINLSFDYSPKEYVEVSFGISGQTGSAGAIGDQLNKTEENAKPEEKTTTKEKSQEVKEVELPKSKTTDDNNVINPADKQKEVQKETKKENTKKETSNVSNQGQGNLAQGEGSFGFDIEWGGSGTRRIYYYTLPEYPEGVQKEIDIRIRFTIKPDGTVGSVTLLTKADTRLEQAAINSLWQWRFEPLPPNAKQTNQTAVIVFPYRLR from the coding sequence ATGAACTTCAGCTATAAAAAAATAAAGCAAATATCTTATTCAGCATCATTTCTGGCTCATCTGATTATTATTCTTTTGCTCTGGATAATCAATCTTTCATTTGATTATTCACCAAAAGAATATGTTGAAGTTTCATTTGGAATTTCCGGACAAACAGGTTCTGCGGGTGCAATTGGTGACCAGCTCAATAAAACTGAGGAGAATGCTAAACCTGAAGAGAAAACTACAACAAAAGAAAAAAGTCAGGAAGTTAAAGAAGTCGAGTTACCAAAATCAAAAACTACTGATGATAATAATGTCATAAATCCTGCTGACAAACAAAAGGAAGTTCAGAAAGAAACAAAGAAAGAGAACACAAAGAAAGAAACTTCTAATGTATCCAATCAGGGACAAGGTAACTTAGCACAAGGTGAGGGAAGTTTTGGATTTGATATTGAATGGGGTGGAAGTGGCACACGAAGAATTTATTATTACACACTTCCTGAATATCCTGAAGGTGTTCAGAAGGAAATTGATATCAGAATTCGTTTCACAATTAAACCTGATGGTACTGTTGGTTCGGTGACTTTGCTTACTAAGGCAGATACAAGATTAGAGCAGGCAGCTATTAATTCTCTTTGGCAATGGAGATTTGAACCATTACCACCAAATGCAAAACAAACTAATCAGACTGCTGTGATTGTTTTCCCTTATCGGTTGCGATAA
- a CDS encoding biopolymer transporter ExbD, producing MKFKTSKEPLSIFAYSSLTDIVMLLLIFFLLTSQFVIQTGVKVKLPGSKTNEKSEPARMIVTLTEGGAVYAGSEEVSIDLLPAKLTEMKAHINQDNLIIRADKTVAIEMVIKVIDAAKISGIEKFTIETEKEQL from the coding sequence ATGAAATTTAAAACATCAAAAGAACCGTTAAGTATATTTGCTTACTCATCACTTACAGATATTGTGATGTTATTGTTAATATTCTTTTTGCTAACATCACAATTTGTAATTCAAACCGGAGTGAAAGTAAAATTGCCGGGTTCAAAGACAAATGAGAAATCAGAACCGGCAAGAATGATTGTTACTTTAACGGAAGGTGGTGCAGTTTACGCTGGTTCCGAAGAAGTAAGTATTGATTTACTTCCTGCAAAACTGACTGAAATGAAAGCTCACATAAATCAGGATAATCTTATCATTAGAGCGGATAAGACAGTTGCAATTGAAATGGTAATTAAAGTTATTGATGCAGCAAAAATATCAGGCATAGAAAAGTTTACAATCGAAACGGAAAAAGAGCAATTATAA
- a CDS encoding T9SS type A sorting domain-containing protein has protein sequence MQGSDDSRLTPFTWVGPPPPPPPSIPNPSNIHFYRDIFTNQVIEKTIFLGDGNDAFGFSKNNPITPFSNPNTQNNLKQTTWLSIEIVNENSQTGTITFNVYYDSTSAVSLQPSKPYLSWYHPGEGPIQLGWIYLGWGADLFDGYPVEPDITWSELQRKIGSGSWTTVYSGPNRVWSDGSVNYNPNGSIPVYFRVRVRDSQYKWSLWSDLFNTKMLKNIPYAEKIKGDYSSNNKPLVYLLEQNFPNPFNPTTSINYHIKEKGFVSLKVYDMLGREVANIINETQDEGKYSVSFNASNLPSGVYIYSLRVNDFVQNNKMTLLK, from the coding sequence GTGCAGGGTTCAGATGACTCAAGATTAACTCCATTTACCTGGGTTGGTCCTCCACCTCCACCGCCTCCAAGTATTCCAAATCCAAGTAATATCCACTTTTATCGAGATATATTTACTAATCAAGTAATAGAAAAAACAATCTTCCTTGGTGATGGAAACGATGCATTTGGTTTTTCGAAGAATAATCCAATTACCCCATTTAGTAATCCGAACACTCAGAATAATCTAAAACAAACAACATGGCTATCTATTGAAATTGTGAATGAAAATAGTCAAACAGGAACTATTACATTTAATGTGTACTACGACAGTACGTCAGCTGTTTCATTACAACCTTCAAAACCTTACCTAAGTTGGTACCATCCAGGTGAGGGACCGATTCAACTAGGCTGGATTTATTTAGGCTGGGGAGCTGATCTTTTTGATGGTTATCCAGTTGAACCAGACATCACTTGGTCAGAACTCCAAAGAAAAATTGGATCCGGTTCATGGACGACAGTATATTCCGGGCCAAATCGTGTGTGGTCAGATGGAAGCGTTAACTATAACCCGAATGGAAGTATTCCAGTTTACTTCAGGGTAAGGGTAAGAGATAGCCAATACAAATGGTCTCTGTGGTCAGACTTATTTAATACAAAGATGTTAAAAAATATTCCATATGCAGAAAAAATAAAAGGAGATTATTCCTCAAATAATAAACCATTGGTCTATTTATTAGAACAAAATTTTCCGAACCCTTTCAATCCTACAACGAGCATTAATTATCATATAAAAGAGAAAGGATTCGTTTCTTTGAAAGTCTATGATATGCTTGGTAGAGAGGTTGCAAATATTATAAACGAAACACAGGATGAAGGAAAATATTCTGTTTCGTTCAATGCAAGTAATCTTCCTTCGGGTGTTTATATTTACTCATTGCGCGTAAATGATTTCGTTCAAAATAACAAGATGACATTGCTGAAATAG
- a CDS encoding T9SS type A sorting domain-containing protein codes for MKKLLFTILIISLNFYAQTHLNKNWVLFNKDNSPLLSNCINALFEDDDNGYWISSVGENNRGYLQFFNDDLWQTFDSINSPLNTSVIITDITQTADGKMLFGTVTNGLYIKDNGDWDSINTSNSPLPDNFIYRVTVDKLNRYWLGIPNYCVAVYDNGNWTFYNNQNSFNGIEDLNFIKVDSLGYIWIGTDYYGLYYYDSASWIKSISGQFSGGPAQAIVGLSIDSENRKWITINERGGGTKIAKSVTDTSFIYYDSTNIGFSFSLLSYDGVVIDQNNTKYFGTTNGLLKYDDMSWQIFDTSNSPIPSNWFNKGIIDSKNNIVYVLSSFYPPAQNYGLIFYNQDSVIVTSIENSTHFVNTYYISQNYPNPFNPVTKIKFSIPKSDIVKIGVYDVLGKEIQTLLNAYKTTASYEVDFDASSLPSGVYFYRMISGSYVETKKMILLR; via the coding sequence ATGAAAAAGTTATTATTCACCATATTGATTATATCATTGAACTTCTACGCCCAAACGCATCTTAATAAAAATTGGGTATTATTTAACAAAGATAATTCACCATTACTTTCTAATTGTATTAATGCACTTTTTGAAGATGATGATAATGGATATTGGATTAGTTCTGTCGGAGAAAATAATAGAGGATACCTTCAATTTTTCAACGATGACTTATGGCAAACATTTGATTCAATCAACTCACCATTAAATACATCTGTTATAATAACAGATATAACCCAAACCGCTGATGGCAAAATGCTATTTGGAACTGTAACTAATGGCTTATATATAAAGGATAATGGTGATTGGGATAGTATTAATACGAGCAATTCACCATTGCCTGATAATTTTATTTATAGAGTGACTGTAGATAAGCTTAATCGCTATTGGTTAGGTATTCCAAATTATTGTGTTGCAGTTTATGATAATGGTAATTGGACATTCTATAACAATCAGAATTCTTTTAATGGAATTGAAGACCTGAATTTTATTAAAGTCGATAGCTTGGGTTATATATGGATCGGAACTGATTACTATGGGCTATATTATTATGACAGTGCTAGTTGGATTAAATCAATAAGCGGGCAGTTCAGTGGAGGACCAGCTCAAGCAATTGTAGGATTGTCAATTGATTCTGAAAATAGAAAATGGATAACAATTAATGAACGAGGAGGTGGAACCAAAATTGCAAAAAGCGTTACCGACACATCATTTATTTACTATGATAGCACTAACATTGGTTTTTCATTCTCACTCTTATCGTATGATGGTGTTGTTATAGATCAAAATAATACTAAATACTTTGGGACTACAAATGGTTTGTTAAAATACGATGATATGAGTTGGCAGATATTTGATACTTCAAATTCCCCAATCCCTTCTAATTGGTTTAATAAAGGTATAATAGATTCAAAAAACAATATAGTTTATGTTCTTTCATCGTTTTATCCACCTGCTCAAAACTACGGTTTAATTTTTTATAATCAAGATAGTGTAATAGTTACTTCTATTGAAAATAGTACTCATTTTGTGAATACTTATTATATTTCACAGAATTATCCAAATCCATTTAATCCAGTAACAAAAATTAAATTTTCAATTCCAAAATCAGATATAGTTAAAATTGGAGTTTATGATGTACTCGGGAAAGAAATACAAACATTACTAAATGCGTATAAAACAACCGCAAGCTATGAAGTTGATTTTGATGCAAGTAGTTTACCAAGTGGAGTTTATTTTTATAGAATGATCAGCGGAAGTTATGTAGAAACAAAAAAGATGATCCTCCTTCGTTAA
- a CDS encoding SPOR domain-containing protein, with protein MTRAELIKKISRKAGIPDSDIKLFFEILLKRLSSLLKIGQAAYLKEFGYFFLLKGKINQSRLNFIEDNVPDTFIDFILFSLNKDLKSSIEEGLIFNVPTVDDDDFQIVDTYFSLSIGKPLIPIRGTSSDEFYVPTGGYELRRLIESKVEKIISEVEILSAYESNPPQIILTSQAFNSNRISLEMTEPELKLDEEIPDSFLESGEVKKEDTLRIEHVAWDFGVDLSKEIEEETIIDFQDNNETEAKPDLSADENETEKEPELIVPDEIEQTVEEIINDDLLTITDKIQTDELNIELNETEPIPEISDEIKTDEVIELEINPEQENISPQVEEELQIEELTVDNIEPDKIEFDYEKRESENETKTSALFEEVKPEEISKESDENEFEEVESPLPLIDFEKHKEKEKISDKFEIVNEPVEEKSEEDLSAISSEEEKQKSTEFDEDKELKKVREELYSYQPKKSRVPLLIVLFGSIVIIGMLYFYITQIKNVATKQSEPVAVLKTDKATIVERDFSVPVSYPYPKKEIEETIEPVKEDSAKVETDTNQLASEIKTVEKTETKEPIQQKNIVETKTQQQPKDTFVSQPSVSYERVAPNIFKYKDYYVVQVAAFRSNSIAENEAAKFRNKGYNAFVEKAEIQGMGVWFRVRVGNFPTLREAQEFQSRVKL; from the coding sequence ATGACAAGAGCCGAATTAATAAAAAAGATTTCAAGAAAAGCAGGAATACCTGATTCTGATATTAAACTTTTCTTCGAAATTTTACTTAAAAGATTATCTTCACTGCTGAAGATTGGTCAGGCAGCTTATCTTAAAGAATTCGGTTACTTCTTTTTACTTAAAGGAAAAATCAATCAATCCAGATTAAATTTTATTGAAGATAATGTTCCTGATACTTTTATTGATTTCATTCTCTTCTCTTTGAATAAAGATCTTAAATCCAGTATTGAAGAAGGTTTGATTTTTAATGTTCCAACAGTTGATGATGATGATTTTCAGATTGTTGATACTTATTTCAGTCTGAGCATTGGCAAACCTTTGATTCCTATTCGCGGAACATCTTCAGATGAGTTTTATGTTCCAACAGGAGGTTATGAATTAAGAAGATTGATTGAATCAAAAGTTGAAAAGATAATTTCTGAAGTTGAAATTTTAAGTGCTTATGAATCAAATCCTCCGCAAATAATTTTGACTTCGCAGGCATTCAACAGCAACAGAATTTCTCTTGAAATGACTGAACCGGAATTAAAGCTTGATGAAGAAATTCCGGATAGTTTTCTCGAAAGCGGAGAAGTAAAGAAAGAAGATACTTTAAGGATAGAACATGTTGCCTGGGATTTTGGTGTTGATTTATCAAAAGAAATTGAAGAAGAAACGATTATAGATTTCCAGGATAATAATGAAACTGAAGCAAAGCCAGATTTATCAGCAGATGAAAACGAAACCGAAAAAGAACCTGAATTGATTGTTCCTGATGAGATTGAACAAACAGTAGAAGAAATTATTAACGATGATTTGTTAACCATTACCGATAAAATTCAGACGGATGAATTGAATATCGAATTGAACGAAACCGAACCAATACCTGAAATTAGTGATGAGATTAAAACTGATGAAGTAATCGAACTTGAAATAAATCCTGAGCAAGAGAATATTTCTCCACAAGTTGAAGAAGAACTTCAGATAGAAGAACTGACAGTTGATAATATCGAGCCGGATAAAATTGAATTTGACTATGAAAAAAGAGAAAGTGAGAATGAAACTAAAACATCAGCTTTATTTGAAGAAGTAAAACCGGAAGAAATAAGCAAAGAATCTGATGAGAATGAATTTGAAGAAGTTGAATCGCCGTTGCCTTTAATTGATTTTGAAAAGCACAAAGAAAAAGAAAAAATAAGTGATAAGTTTGAAATAGTTAATGAACCTGTAGAAGAAAAATCTGAAGAAGATTTGTCAGCAATCAGTTCAGAGGAAGAAAAACAAAAATCCACTGAGTTTGATGAAGATAAGGAATTAAAGAAAGTTCGTGAAGAACTATACAGCTATCAACCTAAAAAATCCAGAGTTCCATTGTTGATAGTTCTTTTCGGAAGCATTGTCATAATTGGAATGTTGTATTTCTACATAACACAAATTAAAAATGTTGCAACAAAACAATCTGAACCTGTTGCGGTTTTGAAAACAGATAAAGCAACAATAGTCGAAAGAGACTTTTCTGTTCCGGTAAGTTATCCTTATCCCAAAAAAGAGATTGAAGAAACGATAGAACCAGTTAAAGAAGATTCAGCAAAGGTTGAAACAGATACAAATCAACTTGCATCTGAAATCAAAACTGTAGAGAAGACCGAAACAAAAGAACCGATTCAGCAGAAAAATATAGTTGAGACAAAAACCCAGCAACAACCAAAAGATACATTCGTTTCACAACCTTCAGTGAGTTATGAAAGAGTAGCTCCGAATATTTTCAAATACAAAGATTATTATGTTGTTCAGGTAGCAGCATTCAGATCAAATTCAATTGCTGAAAATGAAGCGGCAAAATTCAGGAACAAAGGTTATAATGCTTTCGTAGAAAAAGCTGAAATTCAGGGAATGGGTGTTTGGTTCAGAGTCAGGGTTGGTAATTTTCCAACATTAAGAGAAGCTCAGGAATTTCAATCAAGAGTAAAATTATAA
- a CDS encoding tetratricopeptide repeat protein produces MKLLLAFLLTLQISVLSQSVSEKYSSAMNAFHLGQYAEASLLFEEFFDEYKIVDEVYASAKYYSAESLLKLGRKNEAAVTFAYLTDNFHWTNFRLDALYNLGLIYFNLKKFEDARTRFKQLLYEYPESQYTGSALYWIGESYSAENKTEEAIKFLEEAVNDKRNNRFADYSLYTLANTYEQKGDYENAVKYYDQLLSYYPNSKLAPVAQIRIGMSYFKLKDYQSSILELNNPILKTLPEDLYSESLYLLANSYYRVQEYQNAEKTYSEIIQSFPSSKFFRTANYGLAWSLFQQKKYNDAFRVFDFLSQDTDSIAEKSFYWKGECKRYVGRNDEAFAIYKSFIDKFPRSPLVQEVQYQMGVLYYTVNNPDLASRYLLAANSSQSAEVRAKSLTMLGEIELNKKQFKPAANYFESALDITSVSEETKNRTKLGLAIAKHHLGEYKNSLKLLSEIEASDASFESQKVNFYFAENYFADGKYKEALNRYNYAEGKDEKFNVMALYGKAYCYFNSGDYENSALVFSEFVRKYKNDTRFNDARLRLADSYFGSRNFEAASKIYEDIFRSGAGDSDNPYTRYQYAQALYKSGKTEQAIQEFNNIQIKFPNSEYAEGSLFTVGWIYFQRGSYTEAISKYREMFVKYPNSSLTPMIYYSIGDAYFNMGKYDSALVNYEKVIAQYPNSPQVFDAVTGIQYTHLAKDQVDKAVQFIDNFVNRNPNLSFSDQVFFKKGEIYYSQGDYEKAKIGFKEFIVRYTNSRLVPDAYYWLGKSAQNLNQNDEALINFEKVYRDFRTSEFAASSVLEMGTIYRTLKDYANALIIYESGIKDLPKSPKVPEMLFNKGLTLVEMNQLQEAYQVFDNLATTYPENIFADKARLELGLIELSASRYENADMYLSYLGKARTDDIGAKAQYYYGLSLFEQKKYNDAITALLRVRNFFSRYEEWVTRSFLLLGDCYVKINDKRSAEEMYRAVLAKYAGTPFGKEAQEKLRKLR; encoded by the coding sequence ATGAAATTATTACTCGCTTTTTTACTAACACTTCAAATATCAGTGCTCTCCCAATCTGTTTCTGAAAAATATTCTTCCGCTATGAATGCTTTTCATTTAGGTCAATATGCCGAAGCATCATTGTTATTTGAGGAATTTTTTGACGAATATAAAATTGTTGATGAAGTTTATGCTTCAGCAAAGTATTATAGTGCAGAATCATTACTTAAATTGGGTAGAAAAAATGAAGCTGCAGTTACCTTTGCTTATCTAACTGATAATTTTCATTGGACTAACTTCCGTCTAGATGCTTTATACAATCTCGGTTTAATTTATTTTAATCTGAAAAAATTTGAAGACGCCAGAACAAGATTTAAACAATTGCTTTATGAATATCCCGAAAGTCAATATACAGGAAGTGCATTATACTGGATAGGCGAGTCATATTCTGCTGAAAACAAAACTGAGGAAGCAATTAAATTTCTTGAAGAAGCAGTAAACGACAAACGCAACAATCGTTTTGCTGATTATTCACTTTATACTCTTGCCAATACTTATGAGCAAAAAGGTGATTACGAAAATGCAGTAAAGTATTACGATCAGCTTTTGAGCTATTATCCGAATTCGAAACTTGCACCGGTTGCTCAGATAAGAATCGGAATGTCATACTTTAAATTAAAAGATTACCAATCATCCATTCTTGAATTGAATAATCCTATTCTGAAAACTTTGCCGGAAGATTTGTACTCGGAAAGTTTATATCTTCTTGCAAATTCCTATTACAGAGTTCAGGAATATCAGAATGCTGAGAAAACATATTCAGAAATTATTCAGAGTTTTCCATCATCAAAATTTTTCAGAACTGCTAATTATGGTTTGGCCTGGTCTTTATTTCAGCAAAAGAAATACAACGATGCATTTCGTGTATTTGATTTTCTTTCACAGGATACTGACTCCATTGCTGAGAAATCTTTTTATTGGAAAGGCGAGTGTAAAAGATATGTCGGCAGAAACGACGAAGCTTTTGCAATTTATAAAAGCTTTATAGATAAATTTCCCAGAAGTCCACTTGTGCAGGAAGTTCAGTATCAAATGGGAGTTTTGTATTACACAGTTAATAATCCCGATTTGGCTTCAAGATATCTGCTGGCTGCTAATTCTTCTCAAAGCGCAGAAGTTCGTGCAAAGTCGTTAACTATGTTAGGTGAAATTGAATTGAACAAAAAACAATTCAAACCTGCAGCAAATTATTTTGAATCAGCATTGGACATTACTTCAGTTTCTGAAGAGACAAAAAACAGAACCAAGCTTGGTTTGGCGATCGCAAAACATCATCTTGGTGAGTATAAAAATTCGCTAAAGCTATTATCGGAAATAGAAGCTTCTGATGCATCTTTCGAAAGTCAGAAAGTTAATTTTTATTTTGCAGAAAATTATTTCGCTGATGGTAAATACAAGGAAGCACTAAATCGCTATAATTATGCTGAGGGTAAAGATGAAAAATTTAATGTTATGGCTTTATATGGTAAAGCTTATTGTTATTTCAATAGTGGTGATTATGAAAATTCGGCTTTAGTGTTTTCAGAGTTTGTCAGGAAATATAAAAATGACACGAGATTTAATGATGCCAGATTGAGACTTGCTGATAGTTACTTCGGAAGTAGAAACTTTGAAGCTGCCAGCAAAATTTATGAAGACATTTTCAGAAGCGGCGCGGGCGACTCTGATAATCCTTACACTAGATACCAATACGCACAAGCATTGTACAAATCGGGTAAAACTGAACAGGCAATTCAGGAGTTCAATAATATTCAGATAAAATTTCCGAACTCTGAGTATGCCGAAGGTTCTTTGTTTACGGTTGGCTGGATTTATTTCCAACGCGGCTCTTATACTGAAGCGATAAGCAAATACAGAGAAATGTTCGTCAAATATCCGAACTCTTCTCTTACTCCAATGATTTATTATTCAATCGGTGATGCATATTTCAATATGGGTAAATATGATTCGGCATTGGTTAATTATGAAAAAGTAATTGCGCAGTATCCGAACTCACCTCAGGTTTTTGATGCAGTAACGGGAATTCAATATACACATCTTGCAAAAGATCAGGTTGATAAAGCAGTTCAGTTCATTGACAATTTTGTTAACAGAAATCCAAATCTTTCTTTTTCTGATCAGGTATTTTTTAAGAAGGGTGAGATATATTACAGTCAGGGAGATTATGAAAAAGCAAAAATTGGTTTTAAAGAATTCATTGTAAGATATACTAACAGCAGACTTGTACCTGATGCTTATTACTGGCTAGGAAAAAGTGCTCAGAATTTAAATCAGAACGATGAAGCATTAATAAACTTTGAAAAGGTTTACAGAGATTTCAGAACAAGTGAATTTGCTGCTTCATCAGTTCTTGAGATGGGGACTATTTACAGGACCTTAAAAGATTATGCTAATGCACTGATAATTTATGAAAGTGGAATCAAAGATTTGCCTAAATCACCTAAAGTTCCCGAAATGCTTTTCAATAAAGGATTGACTTTGGTTGAAATGAATCAACTTCAGGAAGCTTATCAGGTATTTGATAATCTTGCAACAACTTATCCCGAAAATATTTTTGCTGATAAAGCCAGACTTGAATTAGGACTTATTGAACTTTCTGCATCGCGATATGAAAATGCTGATATGTATTTATCTTATCTCGGTAAAGCTCGAACTGATGATATCGGAGCTAAAGCTCAGTACTATTACGGACTTTCTCTTTTCGAACAGAAAAAATATAATGATGCAATAACTGCCTTGCTTCGTGTGAGAAATTTCTTTTCAAGATATGAAGAATGGGTTACAAGGTCATTTCTTTTGTTGGGAGATTGTTATGTTAAAATAAACGACAAACGGAGTGCGGAAGAAATGTATCGCGCTGTTCTTGCTAAATATGCCGGAACACCTTTCGGTAAAGAAGCTCAGGAAAAATTGAGGAAATTAAGATGA
- a CDS encoding TonB-dependent receptor, with protein MRKFFLVNILFFFSLTSIFAQEDKSKVPGVELPDFVITGKDVIAVKKSDKIKPEFVTTISENFIKPSYSPEELEISEFSLPIKKDLSFLDSTFFYNGYIAAGLGRYSFPFVDALYGKPIENGIVRLKFSGFNNREYVDNSDRYGLKVGADLLYWTNIDSRFLPGTQIHAGGEYGTDGYKFFASDNPTEKRSLNAGRINLNVNNEFNPNFLFDLTLDDQITSIQQEPFNENNLNLKAQSLLKFSFLNIGVAADYRNHSIKNYPDVKTGKDIFIFRPTAGFQFNKVAKGSFGVTISNSGGDKFFNPYASVAVRLSDALTLFGEYNSMPEFFGPAHYLKQNIYLDVDSLSSIYFEKGVQYSLSVKYEFSRYYQIDGGLKFFSAKDYPYFVDSYQKGKFALAKTDVTNISPYVNFLFYLGPYGELYSSAEVNMLQNDSDDFIPYSPKLKLNAIYSYKFSENFIGSLRADYLSGRYADIQNKIKLDDYFNLGVDMNYIFNEQFDFFASFRNLLNTKNYIWYNYQEVPLNFLFGVKYKL; from the coding sequence ATGAGAAAATTCTTTTTAGTAAATATTTTATTCTTCTTTTCATTAACATCAATATTTGCACAGGAAGATAAATCCAAAGTTCCCGGTGTTGAATTACCTGATTTTGTAATTACTGGTAAAGATGTAATTGCTGTTAAGAAATCTGATAAAATTAAACCCGAATTTGTTACAACAATTTCAGAAAATTTTATCAAGCCATCATATTCACCTGAAGAACTTGAGATAAGTGAATTTTCACTTCCTATAAAAAAAGATTTAAGTTTTCTTGACAGCACATTCTTCTACAACGGATATATCGCTGCCGGATTAGGAAGATATTCATTCCCGTTTGTTGATGCATTGTACGGTAAGCCAATCGAGAATGGAATTGTGAGATTAAAATTCTCAGGATTTAATAACAGAGAATATGTTGATAACAGCGACAGATATGGTTTGAAAGTCGGTGCGGATTTGCTCTACTGGACAAACATTGATTCAAGATTTCTTCCCGGAACTCAGATTCATGCAGGCGGAGAATATGGCACAGATGGTTATAAATTTTTTGCATCGGATAATCCGACAGAAAAGCGCTCATTAAACGCCGGTAGAATTAATCTCAATGTAAATAATGAATTTAACCCAAACTTTTTATTTGACTTAACACTTGATGATCAGATTACATCAATTCAACAAGAACCATTTAATGAAAATAATTTAAACCTTAAAGCTCAATCGTTATTAAAATTTTCTTTTCTTAATATTGGAGTTGCTGCGGATTACAGAAATCATTCGATAAAAAATTATCCGGATGTAAAGACAGGAAAAGATATTTTTATCTTCAGACCAACAGCAGGATTTCAGTTTAATAAGGTTGCAAAAGGTTCTTTCGGAGTAACCATCTCGAATTCAGGTGGTGATAAATTTTTTAATCCTTATGCTTCTGTAGCTGTAAGATTATCAGATGCACTGACACTCTTTGGTGAGTATAATTCAATGCCTGAATTTTTTGGTCCGGCTCATTATCTGAAACAGAATATTTATCTTGATGTTGATTCTTTATCGTCAATTTATTTTGAAAAGGGAGTTCAGTATTCTCTTTCTGTTAAATATGAATTCAGCCGCTATTATCAGATTGATGGCGGATTAAAATTCTTTTCAGCAAAAGATTATCCTTACTTTGTTGACTCATATCAGAAAGGAAAATTTGCTTTAGCTAAAACCGATGTAACAAACATTTCGCCTTATGTTAATTTCTTGTTTTATCTTGGTCCTTATGGTGAATTGTACAGCAGTGCAGAAGTGAATATGCTGCAGAATGATTCCGATGATTTTATTCCTTACTCGCCAAAGCTGAAACTTAATGCTATTTACAGTTATAAATTCAGTGAAAATTTTATTGGTTCACTCAGAGCTGATTATTTATCCGGAAGATATGCTGATATTCAGAATAAGATTAAACTCGATGATTATTTTAATCTCGGTGTAGATATGAATTATATTTTCAATGAGCAGTTTGATTTCTTTGCATCATTCAGAAATCTTCTGAACACAAAAAATTATATATGGTATAACTATCAGGAAGTACCGCTTAATTTTCTGTTTGGTGTGAAATATAAATTGTAA